cggtctaaagcaagcacctagagcctagTATGATAccctaaccgcatttctattaaaacatgatttcaccatcggttcggtggataaaacattgtttaaatttgaaaagaaggaacatattctacttgttcaaatctatgtagatgacatcattttcggttccaccgaccctaaattatgtgataagttttcaaaaatgatgactgacaagtttgaaatgagtatgatgggagaattaagtttcttcctaggtcttcaggttaaacaacttaaaaaaggaacattcatcagtcaacctaagtacaccaaggagctactgaagaaattcgggatggacacctgctcctcggcggctactccaatgagctcatcaattaaactggacagagatgatgagggccaatcggtagaccagattgcataccggggcatgatcggttccctactgtacctaacagcgagtagaccggacatcctgtttgcagttggtgtttgtgggagattccaagcaaatccaaagcaatcccactacacagccgcaaagaggatactgaagtatctaaagggcacacctgacgTCGGTctatggtacccaaaggactcgtcctttaatctaacaagttactcagacgcagattatgcagggtgtaagattgacagaaaaagcaccagcggaacatgtcagttccttggtgaccgactggtgtcatggcacagcaagaaacagacatcggtggccacatcaaccgcggaagctgaatacttggcggccggaagttgctgttctcaactcctctagatccaacaacagctgaaggatttcggtgtcatagccgaagagtccccgatcttctgtgacaacacgagtgccatcgcaatcacctacaacctggttctccactccagaaccaagcatatcgacataaggcatcacttcatccgggagcatgtcacgctgaagcatatccggctggaatacgtaccgaccgatcaacaagtagctgatatcttcacaaagccgctacaggaagctaagttttctcaattcaggcttactctcggcttaaccgacattagccaaatccttccaacggatgcttaaagggaaaccggttcagacagacaaaaccggtaactcctcctaaactgttgaacttcgaatcttcggggtgtctgtggaagaaccgcccagtttatcagatagagtaaaccgaccggctacttggtgcatgcaccaaataaccgcatcgggatgaacaactgataactgaccggttcggaagcaggctaccctagattatttgaatttcaaacagaagaggaatagttatcaggAATTAATGATATCTGTTCTGCAACATTACCCTTTCAAAGTAAAacaggtcgcgcctaaaaagacgtgaagatcttttgatatctttcacagtccaggcctatgaccgacaacCTAGTCTGAaaaacatgcctatttcatgcaataacGTATACCCTGCGGTCAATAGACATTATCTCTTTCAATACCTGGATAATAGGGTAGCccccaaactagtatttaagggAAACACACATTCACTAAACCATTCACAAGACAAAACaaatcctctcactaaggcaacccAATCATGTCTCAGTTCCCAAACATTCTTCAAATCGATTTTGAATCTTGCTCCagtaccgaacactatgaagtgtatcggatgatcaaggctctggaagatactggcctccagtattttctggacGATAAGCAAACTGTCTACTCTGAATCTATCTTGGAGTTTTACTATAATGCCAGAGTATTCAGGGGTACTCAtcactttgatacccacattcaatccaaggttgggggtataatcttcgatttcaccgagcaagacttcgctcggtgcttcggtCTGCCCAAACAAGGGATCATAGACCTCAACCCACCGACCGACATTAAAGTTGAAGTCTCCCTGTCtcttgcccggtcggatgagcctgttgatgaCCATGGCTCTAAGTCACTcctgagggctgaatatcagctcctcaatgatgtaatAGGTATGGCATCTTTGGTAGGGACGTCACCAACACCTACTGCGCAGCaactttcaacatgatggcggccattgTCACCGgcacgccggtcaactggtcccgggtgctTTTCGACATCCTCATCTGGATGGTAGGCATCCGGTCGGTCGgtctcattccccaaataagCAGCCTTCTCGTGGAACTTGGTGTTCCAACTTGTCCCGGCGAGggtttgaaccaagcccaggtgCTAACCAGAGAGACAACCGATtcattctatgatcggtttgagagagcctggaggaggaggaacttcaatTCCCCCCGTGAAGTCAATCGCCGCGCAccttaagtcactccttcttgcatccggtcgttttgcagtATGTACCGGGTGTATCTCTATCCAACTCATGTTTGATCGTTTCGGTTTCATCCGTGTTCCCCTTCGGCCTCGGTTATGTTTCGTTTGACTGCATGTTTCCCCTCATTATTATTTCGGCACTGTTCTATGTTATTTTCGGTCATATCTAATTAATCCAGGTTATGTTTCAATGCATccctaattaatgagataattcCCAACCAACtgaatatttaatatctaaCTAATCTGGTTACTTTCCAACTAACAACCACCTCGGGCTTCACAAtctgccgcttccccatgcgtcttgaaaaggtaaagattcttttccttaataaaacaaaactgaccatcaatgctaagattttccctccaaaaccgattctatataaggagccattcTCTACTCATTTTACCACATCCGAAAGCACAAGATCACATATGATATTCTTGAATCCCGTCTCTCtcaataccgaaatcatgccgagcagaactctgggaaattTCCTAAGCATTGATTTCAACTCCTGCACGGGCGAGAGGGACTGTACTACTGAGCAGAAACTCATGTATCACTCTCTcgctgaaaccggtcttcaaccctttcttgaagaggccggtcctattctcctagacgatgtcaaggccttctttcgaagcgcctgcatcaggggaaagTATATCGTCTCTACGGTCAGAGACCATACGTTCTGGATCGATgaggttgaatttgcctcactattcggtctacccactgaaggtttcTCTAACTTTCCGACTATTCAGGACCTTGCGTGATTTGAAACCGCGCAATACCTGTCGGCCACCCATGctccggtggaacactttgggccaaaaacccagcttgctattcacggtcagctactgctcgaaatcgtgacccggtcaattctgtgtcaatctccaaatcaacggtattctaggAATAACTACAACCTTATGACTCACATTCTTTgcgaatcggccatcaactggtcaacggtcatatgggaaaagctaaagaatatggtgctgaccaagaaaggtctcgggtatgcaccgcatatcagcaagctgattcttgggtaccgaccagagttcggaccgggcacaccgacTTCTTCCTCAAACATCCTTGACAAGGATTCTGTAATAGACCGAATCTGTAGAATGTCTTTTCAATAGGCTGTACTTTACATTATTTCTGTATGTCTATCTCTGTACCGAATCCTATGCCGGTTTCCTTTCTCTACTACTTCatgaattttaatatcatttcagtttaaatgaccgggtcTTCTTAActctttgaacatttatctaagtaaccagTTAACATCTTCAAACTATAACCGCGTTATTATCCGGTCACATAAACTCTGTTTAAAATAATCTGTTAACTCTGATCACTCAAAATAACCAGTCAGACTTCGAAACCGCATCATCAATCGGTTTCAAGaagaagagtgcgtcatcaatgacatTAGCAAaggtttttggagggaaatttcccgccgaAAATCACCGCCCCTATGTTTACCGCCCTTTGTTTGGCGCCCATTATCTCCCGCCCACGGTTTGTCGCTCATCTCAATtcggagggaaaattcccgccttTTATTGATGgtacggttgggcttccaaaccgcatctataaaagggaccttcggtcattttgtttcattctcacgcgaatctactttctctctctaagctctctaaCTCTTTTGAAGCGGTTCTCTCTCTCACATTCTCAAATTCTTAAACATGGGGCGAGATTCGGCTTTGTTCAGACTctactctcaggtggatttcgaggaaatccggttgAATGGTACGCCCGAGGCGAAGGAAGTTATTGATCGGCtaattaaaaccggtctggaatacttcctcggcggtccccatattatatacaaagatgcggtcgaagagttcttcaaaaccgcaaacgtcgcctacgacaagatcaccgcgactgtatgcggttcacaaatagagctcaccgaagcattggtggccgagagcctgcatcttccaacaaccggccaggatgcaacagcagaaatagagcaggacacctttgaggcggcttgaTACATTCTATCGGCAACCAATGAGCCGATCAAAACATCCGGGAGTAAACAAATGTTGAAGCCGGAGTTAATCCCGGtatgtgacatcttcgcaagggcgattctggcgaggggaggaaacttcagcaacctcaccaaagacaaaatcaagatgttgatcggtctgatggagggaaaagaggtcaactgggcaagatcggtgttcAGTAACCTaatggacatggtgaaaccggattcaaaccggtcgtggggatacgccgtgccactcggtaagatcttcctccatCTAAATCTCGACGTCGGTCCCGGCGTTGCTGTAGCAGAACGCTGCCTCATCagatcaaggcaattccttGAAAGGACGCAGCCGGcccccagttccacaggtggccaaAAGAAGAAAACCGCCAAGAAAGCTGCCTCAGCCAAAGCAAAGGCCGAAGGGAAAggcaaagaaaagataaccttctCAGAACCACCTCAGCACACaaaagatgaggagtgggcctctgAGAGAACAGACACCGAAAAGACGgaggatgatagaacggtcCTCAATGAAGACGGCTCGGCCCAGAGTCCTAAGGATGCCACACCAaacaccaaccctgagaccaccgagggtggagaagaggttgataaagaagccgatgatgaagaagacaacacagagagggaggaggccgaagaagtaGAGGCCGATAGGATAACTGGGAAACTCATTCAAAGCATCAGAAGAAAAGCCGAGTCGGTTGAAGAACTATACCTGgagtggcacgagcaccggtttgATACACCGTATAGAcaaatcctaccgggccacacagaTGAGCAATGCATGAACATACTGGAGGACCTGATGATGAACATTACGAACTCCAACACACTCCAGGAGGTACAACACCGAACTTGTCTCCTGTTACCGAAGGTTCAACTTCGGAAACTAACGACCAAaatccggaaaattacggaggagCTCAACAAGATGGAATCGGTGGGCACCCTAGCACCGCGGGTGTTagcaaggcttgaaaaagccaaaggggaACTAACTCAAGAAGTCGAGCGGCTGGAAGCCATATGCAGCCGAatgcaagtaccggtctatactgctcccgaGATCGAAAGGTTTCCGGTCAACTGTTCAACTCCTCCAAAAGAGAATGCGGCACCGATAGAGTCCAGTGAAAGAGCCGATCCAAATCTCACTGAGCAatcacctcctccaccaccggaagtcaccgcttcaGACTTcactaaagaatgggttgaagACCGCATTAAAGAGTTCGACGAGACCGCGGTTCAGCCGTTCAAAGATAGATTCGGCAGGATAGTTGATTCGGCCCTAAAATTCACCGACGCCACAAGGAATCTACTGGAAAGCCATCAAGAACGGTTCTCAGACCTCGGCAAAGGTCTGTGGGACGTGGCAGTTCAGCAAGATaaatgtgttcagcgaaccACAATTctggaggatgtgacctccGAGTTAAAGAAAGACCTCGACCGGCTTGAGAGAGATACCGATCAACGGCTGAATGCGATGAGTGAGGATCTGATCGGCACGACACTTAACtgggtctccgaactcgagaagataAATGGgagtctcgtggccgaagtgaAGGCGCTTTCCGAACAAATGGCCGAAGTTCTAAGGGCTAAGgtgaacgcggacgccgcggctgtagcggctgatgctcaagtaGCTAAGAGGGTCtaggatgcgctggatgccgaagcaggaaaagataaagaggcaccgCGCCCAACTCAGCTGACCGAAGCGGAAAAGGAAGCCGCGCGAATTAAAAGAGGAGATGCCCTGTTCCCAGGGTTTGCCGAAAAAGTAGCCACTCTAGCAGCAGAGGATGCTGAACGGTTGGAAAGGGAGGCACGGAGGCTGGAAGGCTATGCAAaggaaaacgagaagaagaaggcggctgCCTCCGCCTCAGCGCCGAAAAAGCGGAAGAGGGAAGCTCCTAAAAAGGAGGCCCTTAAGAAGGTTCAGATTGCAGAGCTGCTCAGAGAGGTCTCTAAACCGATCATCCCAAGTACATCGGAGCAGGACGACCAAATCGAAGATGAAGTCGAAGCACAACTGCGGTCTCGGTCTACAAGACGACGATCTTCCGAACCGACCGGTcgacagcaaccgaagaagaagagcatATATGACctcacggactctgaatagggactaccTTTCCTCTTATTGCCTTagtacttttatatatattttgtctctttcggttacctatatatataaagttactttttgaaaccggccatcttttgcatttctacttagtttagataattttaaataaaataataaaaaagggagaaattgataagataaaagataaagactcttttaaagactcttccaaaatttttctcaaacatttttcgaaaaattctcccaagtcagtttcaaaaatccggccaaacaaaacaaccggcctacggttgcaaacttacatgattttgataattttaaataaaataatcaaaaagggagaaattgttagataaaataagaccggttcaaataaatctaacttaaataaactttccatgcaggaacaaggaaccggaccggatgaacaagagaaccgactaaagaaacctaaccggtcaagctatcaaaccgatcaagagtattcggaacgtgaccgcacaaagaaatgatcggccaaagctcaaaaccggaatcatcaaatagccgatcatccacaagacaagaataaccggaagaagtccggttacatcactaccaaaagacattcggctaagtcaagcggccgaccagtacaagaagacaatttgggtatctgttgagaatgataccaaaggaacagactgaatacttccatatccatacaagtctgaggaaagactgtaggctgcagaaaacagtactaccggatccttctacttcggaataagccagaaaggaaatcttccaagtacagacaactgtccaacagacagtgcctacatcaagtaaaagacaaacccggcaggtttgtcttacaaaccggaagaacagaccggcaggtctgagacagaataccaggtctgaggttgaccatcaggtctgaggaaacgaccgcaggtctgaacttctgaaacactgaatcactgcacctccgctcagccaatcagattcaaggaagtgaaatatgaccgttggcatatttcacctataaaaggaggcagttgcagaagagtaaatgcggcaCATTAAGAGATACTCAGTGAGATAAGTGAAAcgttaagagcatttactacaagtgataaaactGTGTTATTCTaggaaagcctaagtgctaaatacaaagtgtgtgttacaatttcggtgtgaattgtaagagtattatcgagcaggaaataagtctcgatcgaattgtacttgtattccttagtgaatatccctctcgcggtttcgagaggaatgggtgacgtaggagttttatctccgaacatccataaaatctgtcttgttatttactttctgccgacTTCATTacctaaccgactaacttaaccacaccgctctaaaccgactctatactaaccataccgaatttccagactaccgaagccgacccaccatttccaaatctccatcatccgaaaccggcctagttcatcaaacaagtgtgttgcttcaacctgaaagcaaacctcttccgcgcttgaacctagttcaagggtttgtgacaggttgtgtagtattgaaacccccggtgttaatctctaaccggattaaccaccaccttaCGAGTAAGAaacgctaaccggtccaacccccggttcaccagcggcgatctagatcctaacagtatGTATTTCATTTTTGCTCTTATTTCCGTTGACATTCATCTTAACAGAATTATCGAATGTTATAGTGGAAGAAGGCATACTTGGAGTTTTTCCAGAGTTGATATTTATGCTCTTGCTCACGAATTTAGGGGTGTCATCTTTTCCTTCTTTAACTAGAGTGTCTTTGTTTTTATGAGACGTAATGGAGTATGTGCCCCTATTTCCTTCTTGTTGGTTATCTGCATCCTAGACTTTCTTTGGGTGAGTGGAGCAGGAATTTGTTACCTCAGGTGCCTATTTAAGAGAATTGGTCAGGCTTAAGCCAAAGGTTAACAAAGAAGAAAGATTCCCTATTGCAGAAGCTTTCATGTTTCCTGATTCGAAATGACAAAAACAGACGGATTTAAACAACGGCGTTTATCGCGATGCGCGATTAGAACGGTTAAAACCCTAGCGGCGCTTGTGAATGATCCAACCGTGTTTCCGCGATACTGTCAATCGTGCCGTTCGTGGCGATCGTGTCGTTTGTACCGATATTGACTTCAATTTTGCGGTATTGACTGTGCCTCTCGTGCCATGGCGAATGCAACGAAGTGCGATCTGTACGATTGGGACCGTAGTAGCGCTTGCGAAACAGGGGATTCTGTGACTATATCAATCGTGCCATTTTTACGAATTGTGTCGTTCGTGACGATCATGCCGTTCGTGACGATCGTACCGTCGATTGTGTTGTGTCAACCGTGTTGATCGTGCCGTCGATTGTGATGGGTCAActgtgtcgatcgtgccgattgtgataataataattattattattaaccaaacaataatatatttaacttctacattaatatatatatataattaaattgtttaatctacatttatatattatatataaataataaatacgaaggatttgtaattatttgtttatatatattttaattttataaaattattaggaaagaaaaataaataaatcaaaatattatgaaattaaaagatcTTATCCATTTTATtctagttattttttataaaattaataatatttttaaatatataaactaaaatatataggTATAAAATTACatgttgaaatatttattaatttggacctaatttatttaattcaaatatttatattaaaaatataaatatagttgtATAACCACCAAATAAATGCTTACAATTATGCTACAGAATAAAtcgagaatatatatatatatttttttgttgataaataaaaaaaataaaaattaggaaGTAAAGAAAGACTACAAGATGTACAATTTTAAGACCAAGAATTATTTGTAGcccattttaattattttgaattcattGATAATTATCCTCATCTTTATTTTCAACTTCATCTAcctttcattttaatttttgtaactcatttaatctatttttgaTTAAATGTTCATCTAAATATGAATGTGAAGAtttgtgtgaaaatatgttatcAATTTAAGGTCTTTCAtagatatgaaatattattataaagatttAAAGATGTTTATGCACTATCACCTCTTAAACAATCTAATGTCTTTGTCAATATATAGACAAGATTGACCAGatgtcttattttattttttattaagtaaTCTTAACCTAAGttctttgataaataatttactaTTAAGATTGTAATCTCAATCCAATTAAAGGgttataactttaatatatgaaaaagttaTCGTTGTcgatttaaatgaaaaattaattaagatgaggcattttgttttgttaatcTTGTCTATACATGACGAAAatgatgataatttgaatggaTCAAATACATTCATGATCTTGAAATTAAGATAATTGAAATGGTTCAAACGAattcttaatcaaattttacatataaaaaattacaaatcgAGACGTATATAATAAGCATATTCAATATATCTTGAAATGTtgataaactcaataaaaatgTTCTAAAAACTTATTAAGAACAATGAATATCAATATAGAActataacatatatttactaCACACAAATCTATAATAGAatgatggatggatggatgaatCTGCAGTTTGTTTCACTTGAACGGCATAGAATATCCTGCAAACGGCATAGAATCAAGGGTCGTGATTTCCTCCTCCGAGTTGAACAAGGAGGGAAATGATTTATCAGGGGCCATGATCTCCTTCTCCAATGTTCCACCTTCGGACCATATATGTTTcatatcaaaatcatctttAGTGAATTTTTCCAACATGGATTTTGCAATGGCATCAAGGGCCATCATCTCCTCATCCGTGTCGAAGAAGGATTGATCAAGGGTGTTGATTTTTTCATCTTCCAACGCCTCAAATTCGGACAACATACGTTCaatatcaaaatcatcttcaaaaaaGTTTGACTACACCAGACGTGTCATGGAGTGAAGGGTCGTCATCTCCTCTTCCGAGTTTAATAAGGGCAAAGATTGATTCTTGGATGATAATTGGTTGTCAATCAACTCTATTTTTTCTGCAATTTGATTCgagaatattttcaaaaacttctgAGACAACCCATCAAGTAGAGATCCGATTCTAGCTTTAGAGAATCCAGATGTTTGAACATGATCTGTTGCTGCAGTAGTAGTGgacatcttcatcttcctctttgAAACTTCTTTTTTGTAGCGTTCAAGAATGGGCTTAACTTGATTTAAATTATCCGGCCAAGACTCTATTCTTCCATTTTCTTCCAAACTGAGAAAACATACGTCGATGTCGTAGAGGGAGGAGAGCTCCATGCTCTTCTTCTTAATACTGGCCATCTTCATTGTCAATTGCTGTTTCTTCTTATCGCACTTGATCGTATTCTCTTTCGCACCTTCTTTCACCATTGTTGTACTTGAAGGATTAATGAAGTTgtcttaaaaaaaaagagaaaatgggATTTGTTTGAGTTGTTAATTACTGGTAATTAGAGCAAATAAACCAATGAATAGGtttggtaatatatatataggtggctgattttaaatttgttacCGTTATTAGGGTTAAGAGAATTTGtgttatgtttttgaaaagagagggaaaatatattttgtgttgTTAGATGGGTTAGGGATTTGGGTTGATTTTGCAGTTAGATGTGTTAGGTATTTGGGTCAAGTTGGTAGATTGTGGGATTTTGTGGTTAGATTGTGGGATTTTGTAGAGATTTGGGGGGATTTTGTATTTAGATTAAGTTAGTTAGagatttaaaagtaattaatattatgtttgatatATTAGGATTTTGTATTTAGATTAAGTTAGTTAGGgatttaaaagtaatttatgTTTGATGATATATTAGGATTTTGTagttagattatattttaaagtgaTTATGTTACCGTTGTGGATTCGgattttcttattcttttttttctcctcGGAGCTCTTGTTCTTCTTCGATCGATCCGTTTGGATCGATCTGCTTCACCAtcttcaacaacaacaacaacttgCGCTTCTCCCAAGGGATTCCTTCCTACTCAATCGTTGTTGTGTTGTTGGATTGCTCCAACCAAGTctgatggatggatggatggatctCAAATGGAAAGATCACCGACGACGCTGCTggatctatctatctatctatctatcggAAAGGTCTGTCTGTCTGTCAGGTGTCATTGGTGCTGTTGTAGACGCCGCGAGGTTTGACTTGACGGAGGTAGGTCAAGGATCACTTGATTGCTATGGATGGATGGATTTGAAGGATCACTCGATTGCTATGGATGGTACCGAACAAGGACAGAAAGTACTTTTAACACTGGCTGGTTCTCCAATCACAATCACCACCACCGTAAGTTACATTCTTAATTAATCTGTATCGAATGAATGCTGATCtactataattaatttatgaatcaCCCACTCCCTAGTTTACCTTCTCGGAGATTGTTATCgtctctcctcctcctccgtTCATCATCTAGATCCGTTCTTAGATCGTTCTTAGTTTACCATCTTCAGGATACAGACCTTATATGAATGAGGTGGTTTTGAAGttacaagaagaagaagacatgcTTTAGTTAGTTAGTTCTAGTGTTTTCTCTTAAGAGTCCAATTGTGAATAATACTTATTTAGACTGTGTTTTTTGATACTTCAGGAACCCTTCCAGctttaatttcttctttttttggaTACTTATCTAATCATGCCCCCTTACAACTTCAAAACCCGCCTGGTAAAATATGAATAGCTTTTCTGGTTTGATCTTCTAATGTGAAATTGTTGGAATTACCGGAAGCCATTTTTAGAAGGTGGATATTATCATGCATCAAGTATGTATATACTAATGATTCATATAGTTTGTTGACCAGTTGATGCACATTTGCAATGGCACGACCAAACCCAGCAAAGCTTGCGAGGTAAATGATTCATCCTTTCCAGCTTTGAATCAGCCATCACATATAGCCTAGTGCCTGTATCCTGAAGATGGTGCTTGAATTGGCCCAGCATTTGGGTGAGGACGATTGCTACGGATGGTGCATACTGAAGGTCTTGTGCGAGGAACGAAAGTACTTAACACTGGTTCTCAAATCACCGTAAGTTACATTCTTAATCCGTATCGAATGCTGATCTACTATAATTTATGAATCGTCAcaataaaacttattttgtaCATGGTTGCTCAAATTCCGCTCCTATTTGCTAATTCTATATACATCTGTGTTGAATTCCGCTCCATTGTTGTATATTTCTGGTGATGCTGTTAAGAACGGTTTACCGTTCCTTTATGGGGATTTAGGCTTGGAAATATGGATCTATCTAATTGTCTGAAGATGTAAGCTAGCACAACTATTTTATTGGCTTTCTTgaatcttctttttatttttacttctaAAAGAATAAGATGAACAATACATTCAATCTATTAAGGACCCTAGATATTTTGACCTTAAATCTTGCCTTTGATAACATCCATCAAGTTCTCTCCCTCCCGGCAGATAATTGATGTTTAGTTGTGCAGAACAGCATAACAATGATTGACAGTTATTGATAATGGAGTCGTGCCTATATTTGCGAATTTTATGTGCTCTCCTAATGACGAAACTCGTGATCAACTCCATAAAGCCCGAATCTTCAACGTCTATCAGTTTTCACCCACCGACCAAAGcttctaattaaaaattttactgttaaatcatgaactcaagGCTAATCATTTTTACTAATAAGCTTGGATCCTAATAAAGTCCTGATCATTTTACAGAATCAAGAAAACCCT
This is a stretch of genomic DNA from Impatiens glandulifera chromosome 4, dImpGla2.1, whole genome shotgun sequence. It encodes these proteins:
- the LOC124934939 gene encoding uncharacterized protein LOC124934939, which gives rise to MVKEGAKENTIKCDKKKQQLTMKMASIKKKSMELSSLYDIDVCFLSLEENGRIESWPDNLNQVKPILERYKKEVSKRKMKMSTTTAATDHVQTSGFSKARIGSLLDGLSQKFLKIFSNQIAEKIELIDNQLSSKNQSLPLLNSEEEMTTLHSMTRLV